The nucleotide window GATATGATGACATATCCAAACGATACGAGGTACTGCACTTAAATCATTGAACCGCCAAGTACCGGACGGTATGCTTGGTGGTGTGAGAGGTCGGTAGATAAATTAATTATCTACCTCCTACTCGATTTTCTGTCCTGACATGTCAAACTTTGCCTGGTGTGAATTGACAATCTATAGCTAATATAAGAAAATACCCTTAAATATACCCTTTTGTTAGGAGGGTCAGACCATGAGATTTGAGAAATTCCATGTTTCGAAAAATTCTAAATATGATTTTCGTATTAATTGGCTAGAAAAAAGAGCCTTTCAATCAGCTTGTATTTTAAAACATAAAAATTCGTCCAGTTTAATTAGACAATGGGTAACTGATTATTTAGATACAATTAAGTTCGACGAAGACGTATTAATTATTATAGATACAAAATACAAATACCATGATAACTACCTGGAAAAGGGCTCTCATTGTATTTTAGGAGTAAGTGAGGATGGCAGAGAGTTTTTCTTATGAGGCAATAAAAATGATTATCCTAAAATAAGAACTATAGGAATAAAGGGGAAGGAAGAAGAAGTCGAAATGATCCCTTTATATGACTACCAAACAAAGCAATCTAATATGCAGTTTTTTGCATCAAGAGATGATGCTTTTAATAAGTACTATGATTTAATTGCCTCAAATACAGAAAACAAACTAGAAACTGGCGAACTTCCTCAATTAATAGATGAAGCTCTATATATGGCTCTAAATCAAAGCGACAAATAGACTACTCCTGTACTTAAATTGCTAGAGTTTTTTTGGGTTACAGAAAATAAAGGGACACCAACAAAAAGCTACAAGCAGTTTCAAGATTGGCTACAAAACACCTGGGAAGGTAACTGGCAAACTGATGAATGGGACTTTTTCAAAGGTCAAACAAACTTAACTAAAATGGCTAACGAATGGCTTATTTCCGAGAACAAAGCATGTTTATGGATTTTATTCAAAATAAAGATTAAATAATTTCCTGGGTAACTTAGATTTTTCGACAGATTGACTACAAGGGGGATTTCATGAGCTTATTACGTAAGGTAGGTAAACTTTCTCCGTCAGAAAAAGCTGTTCTTAAAGAACTATATCGAGATTTTAAACCAACACTATATAAAACTGTCCACCAAATAACTGGTGTTAGTATAGTTTTATGGACACATTTTAGTTAAGTCTATAAAATAGAGGTAAGAAAGGATGTGTCCAGTAATGGGTAAAAACTATAGTGACGATTTCAAAAAAACAGTTGTAGATTTGTATCACTCAGGTACTTCTGTAAAGGACCTGTCGAGCGAATATGGCGTAACGGAAGTTACTATTTATAAATGGATCAA belongs to Natranaerobius trueperi and includes:
- a CDS encoding transposase, whose amino-acid sequence is MGKNYSDDFKKTVVDLYHSGTSVKDLSSEYGVTEVTIYKWI